From the Manihot esculenta cultivar AM560-2 chromosome 3, M.esculenta_v8, whole genome shotgun sequence genome, one window contains:
- the LOC110610442 gene encoding calcium-dependent protein kinase 26: protein MGNTCRGSFKGKFYQGYTQPEEQSSASNTKRNPFSHSDHFPSSLASQEFSREIPYKDNNFPLLGPNNKDLIMKRSLDTQPYYVLGHKTANIRDLYTLGRKLGQGQFGTTYLCVENSTGIEYACKSISKRKLISKEDVDDVRREIQIMHHLSGHKNIVTIKGAYEDPLYIHIVMELCSGGELFDRIIQRGHYTERKAAELTKIIVSVVEACYSLGVMHRDLKPENFLLVNKDDDFSLKAIDFGLSVFFKPGQIFTDVVGSPYYVAPEVLLKHYGPEADVWTAGVILYILLSGVPPFWAETQQGIFDAVLKGYIDFDSDPWPLISDSAKDLIRKMLCSQPSERLTAHEVLCHPWICENGVAPDRALDPAVLSRLKQFSAMNKLKKMALRVIAESLSEEEIAGLREMFKAMDTDNSGAITFDELKAGLRRYGSTLKDTEIRALMDAADVDNSGTIDYGEFIAATVHLNKLEREEHLVAAFQYFDKDGSGYITVDELQQACTEHHMTDVLLEDIIREVDQDNDGRIDYGEFVAMMQKGNFGIGRRTMRKSLNLSKKDASDAQ, encoded by the exons ATGGGCAACACATGCCGCGGATCTTTCAAAGGGAAATTTTATCAGGGCTACACTCAGCCCGAGGAACAATCCTCTGCTTCCAATACCAAGAGAAATCCTTTCTCCCACTCTGATCATTTTCCCTCCAGCCTCGCTTCTCAAGAATTTTCCAGGGAAATTCCCTACAAAGACAACAATTTCCCTCTTCTTGGCCCCAACAATAAAGATTTAATCATGAAGCGTAGTCTTGATACTCAGCCTTATTATGTTCTGGGTCATAAAACTGCAAACATTCGTGATCTTTACACATTAGGCCGTAAATTAGGACAAGGACAATTTGGGACAACTTATTTATGTGTTGAGAATTCAACAGGGATTGAATATGCCTGCAAGTCTATATCCAAGAGGAAGTTGATTTCCAAGGAAGATGTTGATGATGTTCGCAGGGAGATTCAGATAATGCACCATTTGTCTGGTCATAAGAATATTGTGACAATTAAGGGTGCTTATGAGGATCCTTTGTATATTCATATTGTCATGGAGCTTTGCTCTGGTGGAGAGTTATTTGATAGAATTATCCAGAGAGGCCATTATACTGAGAGGAAAGCAGCTGAATTGACCAAGATTATTGTAAGTGTTGTTGAGGCATGCTATTCACTTGGGGTTATGCATAGAGATCTAAAGCCTGAGAATTTTTTGTTGGTGAATAAAGATGATGATTTCTCACTCAAAGCCATCGATTTTGGACTTTCTGTATTCTTCAAGCCAG GTCAAATTTTCACTGATGTGGTTGGAAGCCCATATTATGTTGCTCCTGAGGTACTCCTCAAGCATTATGGGCCAGAAGCAGATGTATGGACAGCTGGGGTGATTTTGTATATATTGCTAAGTGGAGTGCCACCATTTTGGGCAG AAACACAACAAGGGATATTTGATGCAGTGCTCAAGGGATATATTGACTTTGACTCAGACCCTTGGCCCCTTATATCAGATAGTGCCAAAGATCTCATTCGGAAGATGCTTTGTTCTCAACCTTCAGAACGCTTGACTGCTCACGAAGTGCTAT GCCATCCTTGGATTTGTGAAAATGGAGTTGCACCTGACAGAGCACTAGACCCAGCTGTACTTTCTCGTCTCAAACAATTCTCTGCAATGAATAAATTGAAGAAGATGGCTTTACGG GTAATAGCTGAGAGCCTTTCTGAGGAGGAAATTGCTGGTTTGCGTGAGATGTTCAAGGCTATGGATACTGATAACAGTGGTGCAATCACATTTGATGAACTAAAAGCTGGTTTGAGAAGATATGGCTCTACCCTGAAGGATACAGAAATACGTGCTCTTATGGATGCA GCTGACGTGGACAACAGTGGGACTATTGACTATGGTGAATTTATAGCTGCAACGGTTCATCTTAACAAGTTAGAACGAGAGGAGCATCTTGTTGCAGCATTCCAGTACTTCGATAAGGATGGAAGTGGGTACATCACAGTTGACGAGCTTCAGCAAGCATGTACAGAACATCACATGACTGATGTTTTACTTGAAGATATAATCAGAGAAGTTGATCAAGATAAT GATGGAAGGATTGATTATGGTGAATTTGTTGCGATGATGCAAAAAGGCAATTTCGGGATTGGTAGACGAACTATGCGAAAAAGTCTGAACTTGAGCAAGAAAGATGCATCAGATGCTCAATAG